TGTCAACACAATTCATGATTCGTCCACTGATAAGTTAAGAGATAAGtttaatcaattaattttatcagCAAGTATGTATTTGTTATTTCATCTCCAGAGTTTATGTTATGTTCATTTAAGAATACTTTCCGAATACGCGATTAACTACAATGTTCTGATCATATTGGTCAGGCATTGCCTTTCTTGTCAGACCCAGAGCCAGAGGGCTGAATGAatgctattattttatatttaactagatgacgcccgcaactccgttgtgccaaaactcgtttatcgcgcgggaaccataaatttttcgggacaaaaggtatcctatatcctttctcgaaactcaaggtatctccatgccaaatttcagcaaaatcggttcagcggtttgtgcgtgaaaacgtaacaaacggacagatagacgtacagtatggaagtatggataataattttatttcttttacagACCACATTCAAAATGggtaaaaaaagcaaaaaagcaGAAAAAACCTCCGAGATGAATGAATCACAATCTGAAACGGTAGCTGtggaagaaaatataataaaagataaaaagtcgaggaaaagaaaaaataataatgaatcttCAGATTTAGTAGTAAATGAGAAACCAATAGAAAGTGAAGAAACTCCTCTAGAAGAGCCTCTAAACAAAGAAAAGAAATCAAAGTCTAAAAAGAAATTAAGCGAAAGTATAGAACAAGATAAAAAAGTCACTGAAAACCAGAAAACATTAGACTTAACAACTAAAAAATCTAAACAAATTGATCAG
This genomic window from Aricia agestis chromosome 17, ilAriAges1.1, whole genome shotgun sequence contains:
- the LOC121735468 gene encoding nucleolar protein 58-like; translation: MGKKSKKAEKTSEMNESQSETVAVEENIIKDKKSRKRKNNNESSDLVVNEKPIESEETPLEEPLNKEKKSKSKKKLSESIEQDKKVTENQKTLDLTTKKSKQIDQIEETQEKKTSNKKDKVKHKNSLKQNDQNESKNKKIIFEEDTGEAIEVSKNKSNKNDIDDLKEEDVKDEDIDTFCNEITEEDNAQYENWVQLIEAKLKSNKSKSKT